The following coding sequences are from one Streptomyces dengpaensis window:
- a CDS encoding ArsR/SmtB family transcription factor has translation MDQVKAISEPRRRAILQLVWHDELSAGDIAERFDVTFGAVSQHLKVLREAGLVVVRKDGTKRYYRADRAGMGPLAAYLESMWGDSLDALAALAEQAEREEEHK, from the coding sequence GTGGATCAGGTGAAGGCGATCAGCGAGCCGCGGCGGCGGGCGATTCTGCAGCTCGTGTGGCACGACGAGCTGTCGGCGGGAGACATCGCCGAGCGCTTCGACGTCACCTTCGGCGCGGTCTCCCAGCATCTGAAAGTGCTCCGCGAGGCGGGCCTGGTCGTCGTCCGGAAGGACGGCACCAAGCGGTACTACCGCGCGGACCGTGCTGGGATGGGACCGCTGGCCGCCTACCTGGAATCGATGTGGGGCGACTCGCTGGACGCCCTGGCCGCGCTCGCCGAACAGGCCGAGCGGGAGGAGGAGCACAAGTGA
- a CDS encoding SRPBCC family protein yields MTITPDGSVVVQRHIKARPETVFSFFTDTERWLSWQGMEGVFDPTPGGAYRMRVVGDATASGRFEEVEPYTRIVFTWGWENEGDPVPPGSSRVEVTFAPEPDGTLLTLTHSGLPEPAREPHQEGWEHYLDRLAVRAPGGDPGPDSWMEPKPA; encoded by the coding sequence GTGACGATCACCCCCGACGGCTCCGTCGTCGTACAACGGCACATCAAGGCCCGCCCGGAGACCGTGTTCTCCTTCTTCACCGACACCGAGCGATGGCTGTCCTGGCAGGGCATGGAGGGCGTCTTCGACCCGACGCCCGGGGGCGCGTACCGGATGCGGGTCGTCGGTGACGCCACCGCTTCCGGGCGCTTCGAGGAGGTCGAGCCGTACACGCGGATCGTCTTCACCTGGGGCTGGGAGAACGAGGGCGATCCGGTGCCGCCCGGCAGCAGCCGGGTCGAGGTCACCTTCGCCCCCGAGCCGGACGGCACCCTGCTCACGCTCACCCACTCCGGCCTGCCCGAACCGGCCCGCGAGCCGCACCAGGAGGGCTGGGAGCACTACCTCGACCGGCTCGCCGTACGGGCGCCCGGCGGCGACCCCGGCCCGGACAGCTGGATGGAGCCGAAGCCCGCCTGA
- a CDS encoding pyridoxal-phosphate dependent enzyme, protein MRPAARDWTCPPVPDEVRAFHASLPGCTPTPLIELPTVAAELGVARLFVKDESSRLGLPAFKALGASWAIHRILATADGPLTLVTATDGNHGRAVSRMARLLGQRAHVLVPKGVWPGAVDAIAREGAQVTRVDGPYDEAVRRAAAVAEDPGAVLVQDTAWPGYEEIPGWIVEGYSTLFAEIDSQLAAGGVELPDLVAVPVGVGSLAQAAVTHYRSRRTRGPRLLSVEPEAASCVLASLVHGRPMSVTTGDTIMAGLNCGTPSSIAWPFLRGGLDAAVAVSDADSVRASHDLAALGVASGPCGAASFAGIRAAVEQGLVLERASTAVLLNTEGPTAT, encoded by the coding sequence ATGAGGCCCGCCGCCCGGGACTGGACCTGCCCGCCGGTCCCCGACGAGGTACGCGCCTTCCATGCCTCCCTGCCCGGTTGTACGCCCACCCCCCTGATCGAACTGCCCACTGTCGCCGCCGAGTTGGGCGTCGCCCGGCTCTTCGTGAAGGACGAGTCGTCCCGGCTCGGTCTGCCCGCCTTCAAGGCGCTGGGGGCGTCCTGGGCGATCCACCGGATCCTCGCCACGGCCGATGGTCCGCTCACCCTCGTCACCGCCACCGACGGCAATCACGGCCGGGCCGTGTCCCGTATGGCCCGTCTGCTCGGGCAGCGCGCCCACGTCCTCGTGCCGAAGGGCGTGTGGCCGGGCGCCGTGGACGCCATCGCCCGGGAAGGGGCACAGGTGACGCGGGTGGACGGCCCGTACGACGAGGCGGTGCGCCGGGCCGCGGCGGTCGCGGAGGATCCCGGCGCCGTCCTGGTGCAGGACACCGCGTGGCCCGGTTACGAGGAGATCCCGGGCTGGATCGTCGAGGGCTACTCGACCCTGTTCGCCGAGATCGACTCCCAACTGGCCGCCGGGGGAGTCGAGTTGCCCGATCTCGTGGCCGTTCCGGTCGGTGTGGGATCCCTCGCGCAGGCGGCGGTCACGCACTACCGCAGCCGCCGTACCCGGGGTCCGCGTCTGCTGTCCGTGGAACCCGAAGCGGCGTCCTGCGTTCTGGCGAGCCTCGTCCACGGCCGGCCGATGAGCGTGACTACCGGCGACACCATCATGGCGGGGCTCAATTGCGGAACCCCGTCCAGCATCGCCTGGCCCTTCCTCCGCGGCGGTCTGGACGCCGCTGTCGCCGTCTCCGACGCCGACAGCGTGCGCGCTTCCCACGACCTGGCCGCCCTCGGTGTCGCGTCCGGCCCCTGCGGCGCGGCATCGTTCGCGGGGATCCGCGCGGCCGTCGAACAGGGCCTCGTCCTCGAACGCGCCTCGACCGCCGTGCTGCTCAACACCGAAGGCCCCACCGCCACCTGA
- a CDS encoding cytochrome b has translation MTSTGQTATRPSARSAGKASSGERVADWFDGRLGVYSLGKRYLRKVFPDHWSFLLGEICLYSFLVLILTGVYLTLFFHPSMNEVVYHGSYVPLNGIRMSEAYASTLDISFDVRGGLLIRQIHHWAALIFLGGMLVHMMRHFFTGSFRKPREVNWLFGWTLLFLGLFEGLFGYSLPDDLLSGTGLRFVEGATLSVPIVGTYLSMFLFGGEFPGDDIVARFYSLHVLLIPGIMAALVVAHLILVVYHKHTQFGGPGKTERNVVGPPFLPVYMAKAGGFFFLVFGFIALISAVATINPVWTYGPYRADQVSTGAQPDWYLGFAEGLVRIMPGWEITMAGHTLVLGVLIPILVFPLLLILIGVYPFIEAKVTGDRREHHLLDRPRNRPVRTSLGTAWISVYLILLAGGGNDIVATRFHLSINTVTWAVRIALFLVPVVVFAVTRRICLGLQLRDRELVAHGRATGIIKRLPHGEYVEVHRPLSPAELHTLTEHEHRELSGHRDLQTADSQPAVGGSVDQHRATGDRPDGSPASGVVGHPN, from the coding sequence GTGACGTCGACCGGTCAAACCGCCACGCGTCCCAGCGCGCGTTCCGCCGGGAAGGCATCCTCAGGCGAGCGCGTCGCCGACTGGTTCGACGGCCGGCTCGGCGTCTACTCCCTCGGCAAGCGGTACCTCCGCAAGGTCTTCCCGGACCACTGGTCCTTCCTGCTCGGCGAGATCTGCCTCTACAGCTTCCTCGTCCTCATCCTCACGGGCGTCTATCTCACGCTGTTCTTCCATCCGTCGATGAACGAGGTGGTCTACCACGGCAGTTACGTCCCGCTGAACGGCATCCGCATGTCCGAGGCCTACGCCTCGACGCTGGACATCAGCTTCGACGTGCGCGGCGGGCTGCTGATCCGGCAGATCCACCACTGGGCCGCGCTGATCTTCCTCGGCGGAATGCTGGTGCACATGATGCGGCACTTCTTCACGGGCTCGTTCCGCAAGCCCCGTGAGGTGAACTGGCTGTTCGGCTGGACGCTGCTGTTCCTCGGCTTGTTCGAGGGACTGTTCGGCTACTCGCTGCCGGACGATCTGCTGTCCGGGACCGGGCTGCGGTTCGTGGAGGGGGCGACCCTGTCGGTGCCGATCGTCGGCACGTATCTGTCGATGTTCCTCTTCGGCGGGGAGTTCCCCGGAGACGACATCGTCGCCCGCTTCTACTCGCTGCATGTCCTGCTGATTCCGGGGATCATGGCGGCCCTCGTCGTGGCCCATCTGATCCTGGTCGTCTACCACAAGCACACCCAGTTCGGCGGACCGGGAAAGACCGAACGCAACGTCGTGGGACCGCCGTTCCTGCCGGTCTACATGGCGAAGGCGGGCGGCTTCTTCTTCCTGGTGTTCGGTTTCATCGCGCTGATCTCGGCGGTCGCGACCATCAACCCGGTCTGGACGTACGGCCCTTACCGTGCCGACCAGGTGTCGACCGGCGCCCAGCCGGACTGGTACCTGGGCTTCGCGGAAGGGCTGGTCCGCATCATGCCGGGCTGGGAGATCACCATGGCGGGGCACACGCTGGTGCTCGGCGTGCTCATCCCCATCCTCGTCTTCCCGCTGCTCCTCATCCTCATCGGGGTCTATCCGTTCATCGAGGCCAAGGTCACCGGAGACCGGCGCGAGCACCATCTGCTGGACCGCCCGCGCAACCGGCCGGTCCGCACCTCCCTCGGGACGGCGTGGATCAGCGTCTATCTGATCCTGCTCGCCGGCGGCGGCAACGACATCGTGGCGACACGCTTCCATCTGTCGATCAACACCGTGACCTGGGCCGTGCGCATAGCCCTGTTCCTGGTACCCGTCGTCGTCTTCGCCGTCACCCGCCGCATCTGCCTGGGGCTGCAGCTACGGGACCGGGAGCTGGTGGCGCACGGCCGTGCGACCGGCATCATCAAGCGCCTGCCGCACGGCGAGTACGTCGAGGTGCACCGGCCTCTCAGCCCGGCCGAACTCCACACCCTGACCGAGCACGAGCACCGGGAGCTCTCAGGCCACCGGGACCTCCAGACGGCAGATTCGCAGCCCGCCGTCGGCGGCTCCGTCGATCAGCACCGAGCTACGGGTGACCGTCCTGACGGCTCTCCCGCGTCGGGAGTCGTCGGCCATCCCAACTGA
- a CDS encoding TIGR03086 family metal-binding protein — MNATPVELADQLARAARNLVAHVQQPALTGKRELPTPCADFDVHQLSEHLLATLVMSAHAAGKEQLPADAPTELTEAPWVVFPPLADRLTAAWAVPSAWEGETPFASNTYPAPFAGMITIMELTVHGWDLATATGQPFTADDDVVATATAVATQIADGARANGAFGPEIEPAADATPLERLLAFTGRKAA, encoded by the coding sequence ATGAACGCCACCCCCGTCGAGCTCGCCGACCAGCTCGCCCGCGCCGCCCGGAACCTCGTCGCGCACGTCCAGCAGCCCGCCCTCACCGGCAAGCGCGAACTCCCCACGCCCTGCGCCGACTTCGATGTCCACCAGCTCAGCGAGCACCTGCTCGCCACGCTCGTGATGAGCGCCCACGCCGCGGGGAAGGAGCAGCTCCCCGCCGACGCGCCGACGGAGCTGACCGAGGCGCCCTGGGTGGTCTTCCCGCCGCTCGCCGACCGGCTCACCGCCGCGTGGGCCGTACCGAGCGCCTGGGAGGGCGAGACGCCCTTCGCGTCGAACACCTACCCCGCGCCGTTCGCCGGGATGATCACCATCATGGAGCTGACCGTGCACGGCTGGGACCTGGCCACCGCCACCGGCCAGCCCTTCACAGCCGACGACGACGTGGTCGCCACCGCGACCGCGGTCGCCACGCAGATCGCCGACGGCGCCCGCGCGAACGGAGCCTTCGGCCCCGAGATCGAGCCCGCCGCCGACGCCACCCCGCTGGAGCGCCTGCTCGCCTTCACCGGACGGAAGGCCGCCTGA
- a CDS encoding toxin Doc, producing MAPVIHIDVPWLLQRHEEVLPDQPTVNDFSALVAAVARHRVDPPRLGVDSDPAWRAAALLHTLALLKPLPAANARFACSAAVAYMFVSGVGIDPPYGALVGLARDLISGKADVYGAADRLRSWQI from the coding sequence ATGGCTCCCGTCATCCATATCGACGTGCCCTGGCTCCTCCAGCGACACGAAGAGGTCCTGCCCGACCAGCCCACGGTCAACGACTTCTCGGCGCTCGTCGCCGCCGTGGCCCGGCACCGGGTCGACCCGCCCCGCCTCGGCGTCGACTCCGACCCGGCCTGGCGCGCCGCCGCGCTCCTGCACACCCTGGCCCTGCTGAAGCCGTTGCCGGCCGCCAACGCCCGCTTCGCCTGCTCGGCGGCGGTCGCGTACATGTTCGTCAGCGGCGTCGGCATCGACCCGCCGTACGGAGCGCTCGTCGGCCTCGCCCGCGATCTGATCTCCGGCAAGGCGGATGTCTACGGCGCGGCGGACCGGCTGCGGTCCTGGCAGATCTGA